AAACAGTAATGggatatataaatatttggaGAGAGGGGTTGGCCAGGACTCAGCAATTCACGTGGGAACTGGCTGTTCCCTCACATGGCAAGGGAGGCAAGGCACAGATGCAGCTCCAATCCTTGCTCCAGGCTCCGAGGTGGAGGAGGACCCAAGGGGCaggtgccagccctgcacagaggaCTGGGCATGGCCCCTGCCCGGGAGAGACCTTCCCACTCCAGGTGAGGGATGGATACAGCTCAAGCAGGAATGCACCCAAGAAATGTAGCCAGTGAACAAAGAGGAAAGGCAcgatggggacagggatggggcggctccagagcaggagcagcatctccagctgccctgggagtgTTTGGGGAGCAAACAGGCCCTGGGAGCGGGCTCAAGCCCcggcacaggcagcagcactgcaggacagATGCTGCTGCATCCCATGGCGTGCTGGGAGCATCCAGCCATGTGGCCTCCAAATCAAAAGCGGCTGGAAGAGTCTTTCCACTCGCAGCTCGTATGGAGGACACGTGAGCACCACAGGAGGAGCCGGTGAGTGGGGGGCTTGCTCCTAGCTGGCAGGGGGATGGGGCAGCTACCTGTGGGGTGGACAAGCAGCAGAGCCACGAGCCAGATGCCCAACCGGACTGGAGGGAAGGGGACTGGAATGCTGAATGTAGCATTCACCCTGCCATGCTGCAGCCTGCCTGCTCAGCCTCTCTGTTCCCATCACGGCACCTTTTCTCCTGCTCCCATCCTCTCCTGGCAAAGAACGGGGAATGATGAAAGCTCCTCGCCACAGCCCCATCCTGCGAGGCCCAaagagagctctgctgcctttgaagTTGCTTTCAAAGGCTCTTGAAATGAAGACTAACATGGTTTTGATTTGCAGCTTCTTTTACAACATTATAAAAACAGCTGCGAACTTGAACCAGAGACATAAAATAGCAGGCGGcaagctgtgctgtgtggggagaggagagcctggccagagctggcactgcctcCACGCTCCTCACAGCGCcaggagggagcacagggagcgGCCCTGGGGAAGGATGCTGCCTGCTCTCAGCACCCGTGGCCATGACATTGCAATTAGTGTGAAGGGCTCCCAGGAAGCCGAGGCTGGACGCTGTGGTCAGCAGCGCTTGGATTGCCCCCATACAGGACGCTCTCGCTCCCCACGCCCCGGATCTTCACGGGCTGCAGgcactgggcacagcctggcacactGACACCCTATCCCTGTTTCTCTCCCCgtggcaggcagcagggaggccGCCTTCGTCTACGCCATCTCCTCGGCCGGGGTGGTCTATGCCATCACACGGGCGTGCAGCCAGGGGGACCTCAAGGTGTGCAGCTGTGACCCGCTCAAGAGGGGCCGCTCCAAGGATGAGCGCGGGGAGTTCGACTGGGGCGGCTGCAGCGACAACATCAACTACGGGATCCGCTTTGCCAAAGCCTTTGTGgatgccaaggaaaaaaaagtgaaggatGCTCGGGCGCTGATGAACCTGCACAACAACCGCTGCGGGAGGATGGTGAGTGCAGCCCCGCCGCAGCGCCCAGCGCTCGCCCCTCCCACGGAGACCCTCCCGGGGGGACTGGGCAGCTGGAACAGCCTGGCCAGAGAAACGGGGCATCTTTGGAGGGCAGTTCTTGCTGTGGATAAGGCTGGATGCTGCCCCGCCTTGCCAGTGCTCGCTTTGCCCTGGGGAATGGCCCCACAGGGATGGCAGGACCTCGCCTTTGCCTCCTGTGCCCTTGCTGATGCTGGCACCAGTGACCTCCGTACACAGTCCCACCTCCCCTTAGGAGCCCCATCCCACACAGCCAAGGGCTGATGAGCTGCACCAGGAGTGAGCAGACACTGGTGATCACCTCTGGTCCTTAcccatccctctccccacaGGCTGTGAAGCGCTTCCTGAAGCTGGAGTGCAAATGCCACGGGGTCAGCGGCTCCTGCACACTAAGGACTTGTTGGCTGGCAATGTCAGATTTTCGAAAAACAGGGGATTACCTAAGGAGGAAATACAACGGGGCCATCCAGGTGACAATGAATCAGGATGGCACTGGCTTCACAGTGGCCAACAAGAACTTCAGGAAGCCCACAAAAACAGATCTGGTGTATTTTGAGAACTCACCTGACTACTGCGTGATGGACAAGTCAGCAGGTAAAACCCAGAGCTCCGGTCATCACCCAAAAgcatcccttcctcccttcccaacaggccagcagctcccagctaGTCCAGCCTGGGGGCTCAGCTCCCCCACTCAACCCCAGTCTTTGGAGAGGAGTTACCCAGACCCAGAGTCCCCACAGCACCCCACACCTGCACAGGCAGGACTGCGTTTGTCCAAAATCTCCAGGCTTTACCCCAAGGCCCCAAACCTCTCAGGTTCTGGTCATCACAGAAGTGGAGTGTATCCTCAGAGCCCATCTCCTGCAGAGCAAAGCTCCCCTGAACAGGCAACAAAGCTGTTCTGTGCACaggctgccagctgctcctctgaaCACAGCCCGAGGTTGTGATGGGACTGGGGAAGAGGCATCAGGGCTGCCGGACTCCTGCAGAGATGACCAATGGTTTCTCAGCCTGGAGCATTCCCAGTTCAGTTTGCAGCAGCCATGGGAGCTTGGTGGGGAGCATATGGT
The Parus major isolate Abel chromosome 26, Parus_major1.1, whole genome shotgun sequence DNA segment above includes these coding regions:
- the WNT2B gene encoding protein Wnt-2b isoform X2 codes for the protein MKAARLPHRYIGALGARVICDNIPGLVNKQRQLCQRYPDIMQSVGEGAKEWIRECQHQFRHHRWNCSTLDRDHTVFGRVMLRSSREAAFVYAISSAGVVYAITRACSQGDLKVCSCDPLKRGRSKDERGEFDWGGCSDNINYGIRFAKAFVDAKEKKVKDARALMNLHNNRCGRMAVKRFLKLECKCHGVSGSCTLRTCWLAMSDFRKTGDYLRRKYNGAIQVTMNQDGTGFTVANKNFRKPTKTDLVYFENSPDYCVMDKSAGSLGTAGRVCSKVSRGTDGCEVMCCGRGYDTTRVTRVTKCECKFHWCCAVRCKECEDTVDVHTCKAPKRAEWLDQT